One Brassica napus cultivar Da-Ae chromosome C2, Da-Ae, whole genome shotgun sequence DNA window includes the following coding sequences:
- the LOC106389346 gene encoding uncharacterized protein LOC106389346 isoform X1, translating into MKVCGKDGSSSWLSYPDVFTFALDLFLRWLLEPFDSGDPMSPTSEIDQVWNQMQHGMRRMRPLVVEQQPERDMRFPKPAMVVQERCSRSPHLEWMEKYWTERWIEITLAGGTSMEEIEEIRAFVNYDRPVRTLEEERKARLEMLEECRRMIERDDEEDAAKKSLEEETFAAEDSDLGHVEGSLKSFCPLMEPIQLTLERKNELADDHQVASQETQNGKTLICWDQKVEPYFERGKDASKELLETKREKCAHQGFEQMAEGDVRVTKKKKRWKQLLTDIEKKLAEIWSYEESDKSETLEIQMEYTSNRQRKCLMELCKRERCQWVHTRERVGRKWLLMFRKKKRKRKKRTENAEKNYGSFERSRRCKEAGRAMLRNIIRCRHNHERKYTFKGVNELSVEIKISNDHAFGGRLLLNVKTKKRTRLWKH; encoded by the exons CTCCTATCCTGATGTTTTTACTTTTGCCTTGGATCTCTTCTTACGGTGGTTGCTAG agccattcGATTCCGGAGACCCCATGTCGCCGACATCTGAAATCGATCAAGTGTGGAACCAGATGCAACATGGCATGAGGAGGATGAGACCGTTGGTTGTGGAGCAACAACCGGAAAGGGACATGAGGTTCCCGAAGCCAGCCATGGTTGTCCAAGAGCGGTGTAGCAGATCCCCACACCTGGAGTGGATGGAGAAGTACTGGACCGAGCGCTGGATCGAAATCACTTTAGCGGGTGGTACCTCGATGGAGGAGATAGAAGAGATCCGGGCCTTTGTGAACTATGACAGGCCGGTGAGGACGCTTGAGGAGGAAAGGAAGGCCCGACTGGAGATGCTGGAAGAGTGTCGTCGCATGATTGAAcgtgatgatgaagaagatgctGCGAAGAAATCACTGGAGGAAGAGACGTTTGCTGCAGAAGACTCGGATCTAGGTCATGTTGAAGGATCCTTGAAGAGTTTCTGTCCACTGATGGAACCGATTCAGCTGACACTTGAGAGGAAGAATGAACTTGCGGATGATCATCAAGTGGCTTCGCAAGAGACGCAAAATGGTAAAACCTTAATTTGTTGGGATCAAAAAGTGGAGCCGTACTTTGAGAGGGGTAAAGATGCAAGCAAGGAGTTGCTTGAGACCAAGAGGGAAAAGTGTGCCCACCAGGGGTTCGAACAAATGGCTGAGGGAGATGTAAGAgtaacaaagaagaagaagagatggaaGCAACTCTTAACAGATATTGAAAAGAAGTTGGCGGAGATTTGGAGCTATGAAGAGAGTGATAAATCAGAGACATTGGAAATACAGATGGAGTACACAAGCAACAGACAAAGAAAGTGTTTGATGGAGTTGTGTAAGAGAGAACGCTGTCAATGGGTGCACACTCGTGAAAGGGTTGGTAGAAAATGGCTGCTCATgtttaggaagaagaagagaaagaggaagaaaaGGACAGAGAATGCAGAGAAGAACTATGGGTCTTTTGAAAGATCAAGAAGATGCAAAGAGGCTGGAAGAGCTATGTTAAGAAACATAATCAGATGTCGGCATAACCATGAGAGGAAATATACATTTAAGGGGGTGAATGAGTTAAGTGTCGAGATCAAAATAAGTAATGATCATGCGTTTGGAGGAAGGCTGCTGCTGAATGTTAAGACGAAGAAGAGAACAAGGCTGTGGAAACATTAG
- the LOC106389346 gene encoding uncharacterized protein LOC106389346 isoform X2, with protein sequence MSPTSEIDQVWNQMQHGMRRMRPLVVEQQPERDMRFPKPAMVVQERCSRSPHLEWMEKYWTERWIEITLAGGTSMEEIEEIRAFVNYDRPVRTLEEERKARLEMLEECRRMIERDDEEDAAKKSLEEETFAAEDSDLGHVEGSLKSFCPLMEPIQLTLERKNELADDHQVASQETQNGKTLICWDQKVEPYFERGKDASKELLETKREKCAHQGFEQMAEGDVRVTKKKKRWKQLLTDIEKKLAEIWSYEESDKSETLEIQMEYTSNRQRKCLMELCKRERCQWVHTRERVGRKWLLMFRKKKRKRKKRTENAEKNYGSFERSRRCKEAGRAMLRNIIRCRHNHERKYTFKGVNELSVEIKISNDHAFGGRLLLNVKTKKRTRLWKH encoded by the coding sequence ATGTCGCCGACATCTGAAATCGATCAAGTGTGGAACCAGATGCAACATGGCATGAGGAGGATGAGACCGTTGGTTGTGGAGCAACAACCGGAAAGGGACATGAGGTTCCCGAAGCCAGCCATGGTTGTCCAAGAGCGGTGTAGCAGATCCCCACACCTGGAGTGGATGGAGAAGTACTGGACCGAGCGCTGGATCGAAATCACTTTAGCGGGTGGTACCTCGATGGAGGAGATAGAAGAGATCCGGGCCTTTGTGAACTATGACAGGCCGGTGAGGACGCTTGAGGAGGAAAGGAAGGCCCGACTGGAGATGCTGGAAGAGTGTCGTCGCATGATTGAAcgtgatgatgaagaagatgctGCGAAGAAATCACTGGAGGAAGAGACGTTTGCTGCAGAAGACTCGGATCTAGGTCATGTTGAAGGATCCTTGAAGAGTTTCTGTCCACTGATGGAACCGATTCAGCTGACACTTGAGAGGAAGAATGAACTTGCGGATGATCATCAAGTGGCTTCGCAAGAGACGCAAAATGGTAAAACCTTAATTTGTTGGGATCAAAAAGTGGAGCCGTACTTTGAGAGGGGTAAAGATGCAAGCAAGGAGTTGCTTGAGACCAAGAGGGAAAAGTGTGCCCACCAGGGGTTCGAACAAATGGCTGAGGGAGATGTAAGAgtaacaaagaagaagaagagatggaaGCAACTCTTAACAGATATTGAAAAGAAGTTGGCGGAGATTTGGAGCTATGAAGAGAGTGATAAATCAGAGACATTGGAAATACAGATGGAGTACACAAGCAACAGACAAAGAAAGTGTTTGATGGAGTTGTGTAAGAGAGAACGCTGTCAATGGGTGCACACTCGTGAAAGGGTTGGTAGAAAATGGCTGCTCATgtttaggaagaagaagagaaagaggaagaaaaGGACAGAGAATGCAGAGAAGAACTATGGGTCTTTTGAAAGATCAAGAAGATGCAAAGAGGCTGGAAGAGCTATGTTAAGAAACATAATCAGATGTCGGCATAACCATGAGAGGAAATATACATTTAAGGGGGTGAATGAGTTAAGTGTCGAGATCAAAATAAGTAATGATCATGCGTTTGGAGGAAGGCTGCTGCTGAATGTTAAGACGAAGAAGAGAACAAGGCTGTGGAAACATTAG